The sequence TTTCTGTCTTCCATGCGTATGCTTCCTCAACTAGGAGCACTGTTCCTGCGACACTGCCCTTGCCGGCCGAGTCTGCTTCTTGCGCTTTGGAGAACAAGGAGGAGTATTCCTCGAACGTGAGGGTTACATCAGAGCAGGAGAGCGCCTTCATTTCAGCAAAAGCAACGGCTTCAGACGCTCGAGCAGCTTGTTTCATCTTCTTGGCCGCTATCAGCCTGACCTCTGCTGTCCTAATCCGAGCCTTGGTTTGCTCGATTTCAGACAACGCCCTTCGGATTTGTGTCCTAGCAGCCTCCCCAACCTTCTTGAACTGATCCGTCCCCGAGCTCAGCTTCTGCGTGATGTTTATGGGGTCATGAACATCGCCATCTATGACCTCCTCGAGCTTCTGCCTCTTCTGGTTTATCTCCTCTTCAAAACACGAGATTCTCAAAGTGTTTGAAGACAGCCTCTGACGGGTCTTCTCAAGGGACGCCCTCTCCCTCTCGATTTTCTTGCTGTATGCATCAACTGAGGCTCTGATGTCAGCAAGTTCAGTGGTCGTCCGCATTAGGTTCAGCTTTGCCTGCTTCAGCTCCAAGAGAATGAAACCGGGAGCTTCTGAGGGGCACAAGTCCACACCACCAATACCATTCTCATCGTTTTTGTATTTTCCTTCCTGTCCAGGCACTTCACCAGCTCGATTCTTCGCTTCACTAGTTGATTCTGCATTGATCTCGGACGTCTCCTTCTGTAGCTTCAGTTTCAACTCCTCAACTACATTCTTGGTCGTTTCGAGTTCCTTCAAGACATCGAGTGTCTCCCTCTCCTTCATAAAAAGATCTCTTTCAAGTTGTGCAGTTTGTCCCTCCAAATTGGCAACATCAACAACCACTTCTCTCTCATGCTGCCATTCACAAAACTTAAAATCAATCAACATTGCAAGAACCAAATTGGAAACTAGACTTGAAGATTTTTTATGACATTCAAAAATAGCAACAGAATGGAAGCATCTCCCTATTACTAAAAGCATAGAGCAAAGAATTTAGTCATAATATTCTTTaaagattcaaaatttacttgcAAGTAACTGCAGAAACTTTATTGCATTATTTTCAAACAATGTGCTAATGGATTGTCCCCACAACCAATAAAGTGGCATTAGTAAAGAACAACAAAGCACATTCTGCAGTTGCAGTTTTGGTGAAGCAAATTAATCCTACTTTAAAACTGGAAAAAGTGGAAAAGGGGCTTAACTTTGCAGCAACTTGAATAACTCTACATAAGCCATGAATCAAGACAAGATCCATCATCCAGAAAGAAGCAACTTCATCAAATTTGGACATGAATttaagtaattaaaaaaaatcaaatctatGAGTTGCAATTGCCATTCTAATTACTAACCAAAAATTTTTCAGAAAAAGTTGAAATCTTTGAGCTGCATTTGTTATTTCAAAGA is a genomic window of Salvia splendens isolate huo1 unplaced genomic scaffold, SspV2 ctg217, whole genome shotgun sequence containing:
- the LOC121789348 gene encoding WEB family protein At2g38370-like — translated: MATDKGLAEIDTSAPFESVKEAANRFGGMGFWKPNSHKPSSQHSSQHEREVVVDVANLEGQTAQLERDLFMKERETLDVLKELETTKNVVEELKLKLQKETSEINAESTSEAKNRAGEVPGQEGKYKNDENGIGGVDLCPSEAPGFILLELKQAKLNLMRTTTELADIRASVDAYSKKIERERASLEKTRQRLSSNTLRISCFEEEINQKRQKLEEVIDGDVHDPINITQKLSSGTDQFKKVGEAARTQIRRALSEIEQTKARIRTAEVRLIAAKKMKQAARASEAVAFAEMKALSCSDVTLTFEEYSSLFSKAQEADSAGKGSVAGTVLLVEEAYAWKTEILKKVEEATGEVKTSKKALEEALSRVETANQEKLAVEEALRMWKSEHGLKQRSVHNSTKFKNPSLKRKDSYHLDVNGVGQVSNGHKQVLRPTPSVGQILSRKLLLTEDYKNGVQAGKRKVSLGQMLSKPSSNQNSARKCGKENKEVAIKRKKYGFARISLLVAKQSKKKKKSNGAAGSMLQGCV